A stretch of the Nicotiana tabacum cultivar K326 chromosome 6, ASM71507v2, whole genome shotgun sequence genome encodes the following:
- the LOC107825904 gene encoding uncharacterized protein LOC107825904 isoform X2, whose product MGKEWLYWGSSGSGTSNRSTHRRRGSRGEEVVLNNNEEAPPPAGCMCFQIFDLPHFQLALNQQSRSFKPHSTSSDFLQQEQKPSFLKAPRNSLDLEEPVVERKSVSSSLSSSTMKIDDQNLNIPVGIQIRTSCDSRSSRVSTSTSRTRTDDISSECSSTSPAGTKTPTLVARLMGLDLLPENNSPRISLSTCNSNNPPPKSKNVVNNQSHGGQSNSKNRRLSNFESSDNGTLSLPETPRISSASRRSDVDHYHHRLSLQINKENNMGDVFEHSAYSTASRNMARNRRMSSYENIENYNRSPGYYARQIVKQVKESVSRKVGHDITNTSFRRKDDQLATAKYDDQVVLLKPKKQTSKVLAKLHGDDHDFSPSKQTTPCSPRFRFLEPKSSKPVNSSTAKSQTSHSPRFSPLSPLPENPTTLPAKIVTKPKTQSSQQEQVKQKRHLEQNAIQKGKGDKCRSSAHPKKPPQACDAIRSKKEEPFVRSAAATNKDKKCKKTSLSNQLVNNSVPTILPLKKDPSPPPTKLLIKQSQQQESDTHPSKRNTQLSSSSSHRYKHYKLTTKFQEMNRDTCNGATISGDGAEFQYIQRILKRTGIDKSTPLSLAKWYSHSHPLDPSIFHHFELFHLPITTSIFTTPNSTLTLRCNRKLIFQLVDELLVDILKPYFSFKSMQRCRMNGKELIDTLCMRIRSFPSANCQVLEDIDALIDKDLEKTELGIASDPFQEQVESIVSEIERDIIEELMHETAYKVTV is encoded by the exons ATGGGCAAAGAGTGGCTGTACTGGGGCAGCAGTGGCAGTGGTACTAGTAATAGATCTACCCATAGAAGAAGAGGATCAAGAGGAGAAGAAGTAGTACTGAATAATAATGAAGAAGCTCCTCCTCCAGCTGGTTGCATGTGCTTCCAAATCTTTGATTTACCTCATTTTCAGTTAGCTTTGAACCAGCAATCTCGTTCTTTCAAACCTCATTCAACTTCTTCTGATTTCCTTCAACAAGAACAAAAACCTTCTTTCCTCAAAG CACCAAGAAACAGCTTGGATTTAGAAGAGCCTGTTGTGGAACGGAAATCTGTGTCAAGTTCATTGTCTTCATCAACCATGAAAATAGACGACCAAAATTTGAATATCCCG GTGGGAATTCAAATCAGAACAAGCTGTGATTCCAGATCATCAAGAGTGTCAACGTCAACCTCAAGAACAAGGACAGATGATATTTCATCAGAATGTAGCAGCACTTCCCCAGCGGGGACCAAGACTCCAACTCTAGTAGCTAGACTTATGGGTCTTGATCTTCTCCCTGAAAATAACTCCCCTCGTATTTCACTTTCCACTTGCAATAGTAATAATCCTCCACCAAAGTCCAAGAATGTGGTTAATAATCAGAGCCACGGCGGCCAGTCAAACAGTAAAAACAGAAGATTGAGCAACTTTGAAAGTAGTGACAATGGTACTCTGTCACTTCCAGAGACACCAAGAATATCTTCAGCTAGCAGGAGGTCAGATGTGGATCATTATCATCACAGGTTATCACTTCAAATCAACAAAGAGAATAACATGGGTGACGTATTTGAACATTCGGCTTATTCTACTGCTAGCAGAAATATGGCCAGGAATAGGAGGATGAGCAGCTATGAAAATATTGAGAATTACAACAGAAGTCCAGGGTATTATGCTAGGCAAATTgtgaagcaagtcaaagaaagtGTTAGCAGAAAAGTTGGTCATGACATTACTAACACAAGTTTCAGAAGGAAAGATGACCAATTAGCTACTGCTAAATATGATGATCAAGTTGTTTTGCTTAAACCAAAGAAACAAACATCTAAGGTTTTAGCCAAATTACATGGAGATGATCATGACTTTAGCCCAAGTAAACAAACAACTCCTTGCTCACCTAGGTTcagattcttggagcccaagaGTAGTAAACCAGTCAACTCATCGACGGCAAAAAGTCAAACTTCTCATTCTCCTAGATTTTCACCATTATCTCCACTTCCAGAGAACCCCACCACATTACCAGCTAAAATAGTCACAAAGCCCAAGACTCAAAGTTCACAACAAGAGCAAGTGAAACAGAAGCGCCATTTAGAGCAGAATGCTATTCAAAAGGGCAAAGGTGACAAATGCCGCAGTAGTGCACATCCTAAGAAGCCACCGCAAGCTTGTGATGCTATTCGTAGCAAGAAAGAGGAGCCATTCGTTCGTTCAGCAGCAGCAACTAATAAagacaagaagtgcaagaaaactTCATTGTCAAATCAACTTGTTAACAACAGCGTTCCCACCATTTTGCCATTAAAGAAAGACCCTTCTCCACCACCCACCAAATTACTCATTAAGCAG TCACAGCAGCAAGAATCAGATACTCATCCATCGAAAAGGAACACACAGTTATCTAGTAGTTCGAGCCATAGGTACAAGCATTATAAGCTCACCACGAAATTCCAAGAAATGAACCGCGACACATGTAACGGTGCTACCATTTCCGGTGATGGAGCCGAATTTCAGTACATTCAGAGAATACTAAAACGTACGGGTATCGACAAAAGTACTCCCCTGTCCTTAGCCAAATGGTACTCTCATTCTCACCCTCTTGACCCCTCCATTTTTCACCACTTTGAACTTTTTCACCTCCCTATAACCACTTCCATTTTCACCACCCCGAATTCTACTTTAACCCTGAGATGTAACAGAaagttaattttccaacttgtgGATGAGCTCCTAGTTGATATCTTGAAACCATATTTTAGTTTCAAGTCAATGCAACGTTGTCGAATGAATGGGAAGGAATTGATTGACACGTTGtgcatgagaatacgaagcttcCCTTCAGCTAATTGTCAAGTTCTTGAAGATATTGATGCATTGATTGACAAAGATTTGGAAAAAACAGAGCTTGGAATAGCAAGTGATCCATTTCAAGAACAAGTGGAAAGCATAGTAAGTGAAATTGAACGTGACATTATAGAAGAACTAATGCATGAAACGGCGTACAAAGTAACGGTGTGA
- the LOC107825904 gene encoding uncharacterized protein LOC107825904 isoform X1, protein MGKEWLYWGSSGSGTSNRSTHRRRGSRGEEVVLNNNEEAPPPAGCMCFQIFDLPHFQLALNQQSRSFKPHSTSSDFLQQEQKPSFLKGLEAPRNSLDLEEPVVERKSVSSSLSSSTMKIDDQNLNIPVGIQIRTSCDSRSSRVSTSTSRTRTDDISSECSSTSPAGTKTPTLVARLMGLDLLPENNSPRISLSTCNSNNPPPKSKNVVNNQSHGGQSNSKNRRLSNFESSDNGTLSLPETPRISSASRRSDVDHYHHRLSLQINKENNMGDVFEHSAYSTASRNMARNRRMSSYENIENYNRSPGYYARQIVKQVKESVSRKVGHDITNTSFRRKDDQLATAKYDDQVVLLKPKKQTSKVLAKLHGDDHDFSPSKQTTPCSPRFRFLEPKSSKPVNSSTAKSQTSHSPRFSPLSPLPENPTTLPAKIVTKPKTQSSQQEQVKQKRHLEQNAIQKGKGDKCRSSAHPKKPPQACDAIRSKKEEPFVRSAAATNKDKKCKKTSLSNQLVNNSVPTILPLKKDPSPPPTKLLIKQSQQQESDTHPSKRNTQLSSSSSHRYKHYKLTTKFQEMNRDTCNGATISGDGAEFQYIQRILKRTGIDKSTPLSLAKWYSHSHPLDPSIFHHFELFHLPITTSIFTTPNSTLTLRCNRKLIFQLVDELLVDILKPYFSFKSMQRCRMNGKELIDTLCMRIRSFPSANCQVLEDIDALIDKDLEKTELGIASDPFQEQVESIVSEIERDIIEELMHETAYKVTV, encoded by the exons ATGGGCAAAGAGTGGCTGTACTGGGGCAGCAGTGGCAGTGGTACTAGTAATAGATCTACCCATAGAAGAAGAGGATCAAGAGGAGAAGAAGTAGTACTGAATAATAATGAAGAAGCTCCTCCTCCAGCTGGTTGCATGTGCTTCCAAATCTTTGATTTACCTCATTTTCAGTTAGCTTTGAACCAGCAATCTCGTTCTTTCAAACCTCATTCAACTTCTTCTGATTTCCTTCAACAAGAACAAAAACCTTCTTTCCTCAAAG GACTTGAAGCACCAAGAAACAGCTTGGATTTAGAAGAGCCTGTTGTGGAACGGAAATCTGTGTCAAGTTCATTGTCTTCATCAACCATGAAAATAGACGACCAAAATTTGAATATCCCG GTGGGAATTCAAATCAGAACAAGCTGTGATTCCAGATCATCAAGAGTGTCAACGTCAACCTCAAGAACAAGGACAGATGATATTTCATCAGAATGTAGCAGCACTTCCCCAGCGGGGACCAAGACTCCAACTCTAGTAGCTAGACTTATGGGTCTTGATCTTCTCCCTGAAAATAACTCCCCTCGTATTTCACTTTCCACTTGCAATAGTAATAATCCTCCACCAAAGTCCAAGAATGTGGTTAATAATCAGAGCCACGGCGGCCAGTCAAACAGTAAAAACAGAAGATTGAGCAACTTTGAAAGTAGTGACAATGGTACTCTGTCACTTCCAGAGACACCAAGAATATCTTCAGCTAGCAGGAGGTCAGATGTGGATCATTATCATCACAGGTTATCACTTCAAATCAACAAAGAGAATAACATGGGTGACGTATTTGAACATTCGGCTTATTCTACTGCTAGCAGAAATATGGCCAGGAATAGGAGGATGAGCAGCTATGAAAATATTGAGAATTACAACAGAAGTCCAGGGTATTATGCTAGGCAAATTgtgaagcaagtcaaagaaagtGTTAGCAGAAAAGTTGGTCATGACATTACTAACACAAGTTTCAGAAGGAAAGATGACCAATTAGCTACTGCTAAATATGATGATCAAGTTGTTTTGCTTAAACCAAAGAAACAAACATCTAAGGTTTTAGCCAAATTACATGGAGATGATCATGACTTTAGCCCAAGTAAACAAACAACTCCTTGCTCACCTAGGTTcagattcttggagcccaagaGTAGTAAACCAGTCAACTCATCGACGGCAAAAAGTCAAACTTCTCATTCTCCTAGATTTTCACCATTATCTCCACTTCCAGAGAACCCCACCACATTACCAGCTAAAATAGTCACAAAGCCCAAGACTCAAAGTTCACAACAAGAGCAAGTGAAACAGAAGCGCCATTTAGAGCAGAATGCTATTCAAAAGGGCAAAGGTGACAAATGCCGCAGTAGTGCACATCCTAAGAAGCCACCGCAAGCTTGTGATGCTATTCGTAGCAAGAAAGAGGAGCCATTCGTTCGTTCAGCAGCAGCAACTAATAAagacaagaagtgcaagaaaactTCATTGTCAAATCAACTTGTTAACAACAGCGTTCCCACCATTTTGCCATTAAAGAAAGACCCTTCTCCACCACCCACCAAATTACTCATTAAGCAG TCACAGCAGCAAGAATCAGATACTCATCCATCGAAAAGGAACACACAGTTATCTAGTAGTTCGAGCCATAGGTACAAGCATTATAAGCTCACCACGAAATTCCAAGAAATGAACCGCGACACATGTAACGGTGCTACCATTTCCGGTGATGGAGCCGAATTTCAGTACATTCAGAGAATACTAAAACGTACGGGTATCGACAAAAGTACTCCCCTGTCCTTAGCCAAATGGTACTCTCATTCTCACCCTCTTGACCCCTCCATTTTTCACCACTTTGAACTTTTTCACCTCCCTATAACCACTTCCATTTTCACCACCCCGAATTCTACTTTAACCCTGAGATGTAACAGAaagttaattttccaacttgtgGATGAGCTCCTAGTTGATATCTTGAAACCATATTTTAGTTTCAAGTCAATGCAACGTTGTCGAATGAATGGGAAGGAATTGATTGACACGTTGtgcatgagaatacgaagcttcCCTTCAGCTAATTGTCAAGTTCTTGAAGATATTGATGCATTGATTGACAAAGATTTGGAAAAAACAGAGCTTGGAATAGCAAGTGATCCATTTCAAGAACAAGTGGAAAGCATAGTAAGTGAAATTGAACGTGACATTATAGAAGAACTAATGCATGAAACGGCGTACAAAGTAACGGTGTGA